The stretch of DNA CGCCGCCACACTTGACCGGGGTGTTGGGCTGCGTAAAGAGGGCGCGACCGCCCTTGAACTTGCTCAGCACTTCCCACGTGTATTCCGCTCGATCGAAGCCGTAGTTGCTGCAGACGCCGTTCTTGCCAATCGTTTCGGCCAGGCCCGGGATCTTGTTCCAATCCAGTTGTATTCCGGGACACACGACGAGTGCATCGTATCCCAAGGTCTTGCCGCCCTTTGTTGTGACGGTGTTCTTGTCCGGATCAAAGCTGACGACATAGTCCTTGATCCAGGTCACACCGTCGGGGACGTAATCCGCTTCAGATCGGACGGAGATCTCTTTCGGAAAGACGCCCGCGCCAACGAGCGTCCAGATGGGTTGGTAGTAGTGCTTGTCGGACGGCTCGATGAGGGCGACGGAAGGACCGTCTGCCAGCTCTCGAAGTCGGGCTGCGACTGTGATGCCGGCCGTACCGCCGCCGACGATAATCACCTGATACTTTTCGCTCATCTACTTTCCGTTGTTTTGTCGTTCACTGGCTAAGAAGGCATGTCGCTCGGCCATCCCCTGACCGAACATCTTTCCGAAAGTCACAAGGAAACCGAGAGCGCGCCTGGCGTCCGGATCGCGCGAGGTTCGGATGAGCTCCCACGCTGTCGCGCTGTAGGGCTCATCTCGCGAGAGGCATTCCTTCTGACAACGCGCGAGAGTGCTTCCCAACATGCCGACAAAGCCGACAGCGTCAGCATCAAGAACCTGGTCAAGGGCATCAACGGTGGCGGGGGCGGTAAGCTTCTCTCCCAGGGCGAACGTGCTTCGCACCCGGGCGTCGATACTGATCCCGACCGCTTCGGCACCCTGGTAGATCTCATCAACAGCATCCACCATCATCGAGATGAACCCGGGCAGGTCGTCGAGGAGCGAGGCCAACTCGGCGATCTTGTCCATGCGCTCGAGCAGGCCAGTGATGGCCGCGACCGTGGCCGGCTCGGTGAGTTTTTCGACCAGGGCGAGAGACACCCGGACCCTTTCGTCAATGTCAATGCCGGACTCGTGGGCCCGATCGGCTACGTCGTCGGCGATGTCAGCGAACGAGCTAACGAGTGCGGGACCCTGGGCGACGGCCTGTTCAACCCGGTTCAACGTGTTTTCTACAGACTCCAGGCGGTCCAGAAGCCGGCTCAGCCGCTCGGCGGTTTCCGGCTCGTTGATCCGCTCCTGCAACATCGCGATGCCGCGAGATTCAGACATATTCATTGACCTTTCTGTCGTGATACGCAGGCGTTTTGTCCTGCAAAACAGGGTGTTGCATCAGCTTGAGCGCGAACCGGGAAAGTATCGGGACTGGAGTGTCGCGAACTTGAAGTCTCACTCCCTACAGGACGGTGCGGTTACTCCTCTCGAGAGCGTAGTGGGCCACCCTACACATCTTCCGAAAGTCCCGACCCACGT from Rhodothermales bacterium encodes:
- a CDS encoding DUF1641 domain-containing protein codes for the protein MSESRGIAMLQERINEPETAERLSRLLDRLESVENTLNRVEQAVAQGPALVSSFADIADDVADRAHESGIDIDERVRVSLALVEKLTEPATVAAITGLLERMDKIAELASLLDDLPGFISMMVDAVDEIYQGAEAVGISIDARVRSTFALGEKLTAPATVDALDQVLDADAVGFVGMLGSTLARCQKECLSRDEPYSATAWELIRTSRDPDARRALGFLVTFGKMFGQGMAERHAFLASERQNNGK